In a single window of the Patescibacteria group bacterium genome:
- a CDS encoding PD-(D/E)XK nuclease family protein, which translates to MHKRERNIYQPEGLEPFVLSRSKIDLFIECPRCFYLDVRLGISRPPGFPFSLNQAVDTLLKKEFDIHRAKNEKYPLLERYGIKLKPLNDERISEWRNNRVGIRYYHKPTNLEIYGAIDDVWVDEEGVLYIVDFKSTSSSNEVTLDDEWKDSYKRQMEIYQWLFKKNGFKVSKTGFFVYCNGKTDREAFDGKLEFDISVLPYEGNDSWIEDALMNIKKTLEANKIPPPDPDCNYCSYYLLRKKEEE; encoded by the coding sequence ATGCACAAAAGAGAAAGAAATATTTATCAGCCAGAAGGTTTAGAACCTTTTGTTTTAAGTCGTTCAAAAATTGATTTATTTATTGAATGTCCGCGTTGTTTTTATTTAGATGTTCGCTTAGGTATTTCACGGCCGCCGGGTTTTCCTTTTAGTTTAAATCAAGCAGTTGATACTTTGTTGAAAAAGGAATTTGATATTCATCGAGCAAAAAATGAAAAATACCCACTATTAGAACGCTATGGGATAAAATTAAAACCATTAAATGATGAGCGAATTAGTGAATGGCGAAATAATCGTGTTGGTATTCGTTATTATCACAAGCCGACAAATTTAGAGATTTATGGAGCCATTGATGATGTGTGGGTAGACGAGGAAGGAGTACTTTATATTGTTGATTTTAAAAGCACCAGCTCCAGCAATGAAGTGACGCTTGATGATGAGTGGAAAGATTCTTACAAAAGACAAATGGAAATTTATCAATGGCTTTTTAAAAAAAATGGTTTTAAAGTTTCTAAAACTGGTTTTTTTGTTTATTGCAATGGCAAAACTGATAGAGAAGCTTTTGATGGTAAATTAGAATTTGATATTTCAGTTTTGCCTTATGAAGGCAATGATAGTTGGATTGAGGATGCATTGATGAATATCAAAAAAACTCTTGAAGCGAATAAAATTCCGCCTCCAGACCCCGATTGTAATTATTGCAGTTATTATTTATTAAGAAAAAAAGAAGAGGAATAA
- a CDS encoding DUF6512 family protein produces the protein MRKKILRLELIGAGFIIILGSLLHFTFEWFNRFWLVGIFSAVNESVWEHLKLAVFPAVLWLLIEDKILKYEIPNFVFAKVKGIFLMPVLIIVIFYGYTAILGKNILWLDISTFIIAVISGQFLSYWIMFWRPVQRGYAILGLVLLVGLLICFAVFTFYPPKIFLFQDPLSSSYGINLVK, from the coding sequence ATGAGAAAGAAAATTTTAAGATTGGAGTTGATTGGCGCAGGATTTATTATTATTTTGGGTAGTTTGCTGCATTTTACTTTTGAATGGTTTAATCGTTTTTGGTTAGTTGGTATTTTTTCGGCCGTGAACGAAAGTGTCTGGGAGCATTTAAAATTAGCAGTGTTTCCGGCGGTCCTCTGGCTTTTAATTGAAGATAAAATTTTAAAATACGAAATTCCTAATTTTGTTTTTGCTAAAGTAAAAGGAATTTTTCTAATGCCTGTTTTAATTATCGTTATTTTTTATGGTTATACCGCGATTTTAGGCAAAAATATTTTGTGGTTAGATATTTCTACTTTTATTATTGCGGTGATTTCGGGTCAATTTTTAAGTTATTGGATTATGTTTTGGCGGCCAGTGCAAAGAGGGTATGCGATTTTAGGTCTCGTTTTATTGGTTGGACTTTTAATTTGTTTTGCTGTTTTTACTTTTTATCCCCCAAAGATTTTTCTTTTTCAAGATCCTTTAAGTAGCAGCTATGGAATTAATTTGGTAAAATAA
- a CDS encoding tryptophan-rich sensory protein: MFKKYILPLFISFLLVFLTTSIGSYFTTPNIVSWYQYLKKPSFAPPNWLFGPAWILFYFLMAVAAFLVWRERENKNIKSALSIYLIHLIFNALWSIIFFGLKNFGFAFFEIVILWILILLTIIKFYKIKPLAAFLLIPYILWVTFASILNLAVWMLN, from the coding sequence ATGTTTAAAAAATACATTTTACCACTCTTCATTTCGTTTCTTTTAGTTTTTCTTACTACCTCCATTGGCTCTTATTTTACCACTCCAAATATAGTCAGCTGGTACCAGTATTTAAAAAAGCCTAGTTTCGCTCCGCCGAATTGGTTGTTTGGCCCAGCTTGGATCCTCTTTTATTTTTTGATGGCTGTGGCGGCATTTTTAGTTTGGCGAGAAAGAGAAAATAAAAATATCAAATCCGCGCTTTCAATTTATTTAATTCATCTTATTTTTAACGCTTTGTGGTCAATAATATTTTTTGGTTTGAAAAACTTCGGTTTTGCTTTTTTTGAAATTGTTATTTTGTGGATTTTGATTTTATTGACCATTATTAAATTTTATAAAATAAAACCGCTTGCCGCTTTTCTTTTGATTCCTTATATTCTCTGGGTTACTTTTGCTTCAATTCTTAATTTGGCGGTTTGGATGTTGAATTAG